One genomic window of Undibacterium cyanobacteriorum includes the following:
- the pyk gene encoding pyruvate kinase, producing MLRGTKIVATIGPASSDLDTLVKMLKAGVNVVRLNFSHGKAQDHIDRANLVRQAAAQCGFEVAIMADMQGPKIRIGKFENSKIELAKGDRFILDADCPLGNQERVGLDYKNLPRDVKKDDVLLLNDGLIVLIVEKVVGNEIHTITKIGGELSNNKGINRQGGGLTAPALTAKDMEDIKTAMSFQADYLAISFPKNATDMEMARQLANIAGEPYGHKPMLIAKIERAEAIPALQEILDASDGIMVARGDLAVEVGNAAVPALQKHMIKVARDSNKLAITATQMMESMIVNAVPTRAEVSDVANAVLDGTDAVMLSAETASGKYPIETVETMAAICVEAEKFQECKLDADFLNLQFTRIDQSIAYGALFTAHHLRVQAIAALTESGSTALWMSRQSIDVPLFALTPSVATQRKAALYRNVQTFNLPYSADRDFALKEAEKLLIAKGAVKKGDLIVATWGEQMGKVGGTNAMRIVKVGE from the coding sequence ATGTTACGCGGAACCAAAATTGTAGCGACGATAGGCCCAGCATCGAGTGATCTAGACACCTTGGTCAAGATGTTGAAGGCTGGTGTGAATGTAGTACGTTTGAATTTCTCGCACGGCAAAGCACAAGACCATATCGATCGCGCAAATTTGGTGCGTCAAGCGGCTGCGCAATGTGGTTTCGAAGTCGCCATCATGGCCGACATGCAAGGTCCGAAGATTCGTATTGGCAAATTCGAAAACAGCAAGATCGAATTGGCCAAGGGCGATCGTTTCATTCTCGACGCTGATTGCCCCTTGGGTAATCAAGAACGCGTTGGCTTGGATTACAAAAATTTGCCACGTGATGTCAAGAAAGATGACGTTCTTTTGCTCAATGATGGTTTGATCGTTTTGATCGTTGAAAAAGTGGTCGGCAACGAGATCCACACGATTACGAAAATTGGTGGCGAACTGTCCAATAACAAAGGGATCAATCGTCAAGGTGGTGGTTTGACAGCTCCTGCGCTGACGGCAAAAGACATGGAAGACATCAAAACGGCGATGTCTTTTCAAGCCGATTATTTGGCGATTTCGTTCCCGAAAAATGCGACGGATATGGAAATGGCGCGCCAGTTAGCGAATATCGCCGGCGAGCCATATGGTCACAAGCCGATGCTGATCGCAAAGATCGAACGTGCGGAAGCGATCCCCGCCTTGCAAGAAATTTTGGATGCTTCTGATGGCATCATGGTGGCACGTGGTGATTTGGCGGTAGAAGTTGGAAATGCGGCGGTGCCGGCTTTGCAAAAGCATATGATCAAAGTGGCGCGTGATTCCAATAAATTGGCGATCACGGCGACGCAAATGATGGAGTCCATGATCGTCAACGCCGTACCAACGCGCGCTGAAGTGTCGGACGTGGCAAATGCAGTGTTGGATGGTACTGATGCAGTGATGTTGTCGGCTGAAACGGCCTCTGGTAAGTACCCGATTGAAACCGTGGAGACGATGGCTGCCATTTGCGTCGAAGCAGAGAAATTCCAAGAGTGCAAACTGGATGCCGACTTCTTGAATTTGCAATTCACGCGTATCGATCAATCGATCGCTTATGGTGCGCTGTTCACGGCCCACCATTTACGCGTACAAGCGATTGCTGCCTTAACTGAGTCTGGTTCTACTGCCTTGTGGATGAGCCGCCAAAGTATTGATGTACCTTTGTTTGCCTTGACACCGAGTGTCGCAACGCAACGCAAAGCAGCCTTATATCGTAATGTTCAAACCTTTAATTTGCCTTACTCCGCTGATCGCGATTTCGCTTTGAAAGAAGCTGAAAAATTGTTGATCGCAAAAGGCGCCGTGAAGAAGGGCGACCTGATCGTGGCGACTTGGGGTGAGCAGATGGGGAAGGTAGGGGGGACCAATGCAATGCGTATCGTGAAGGTCGGCGAATAG